A single window of Pygocentrus nattereri isolate fPygNat1 chromosome 24, fPygNat1.pri, whole genome shotgun sequence DNA harbors:
- the vsig10l gene encoding carcinoembryonic antigen-related cell adhesion molecule 5 produces the protein MYRSPCKWTRLAVVLICCITGRDCALVVLPTGPTLINAFVGQNVTLGVSISGVSAPLVSWANGALTLATWILGSTTPPVVASASQGVLSVDQSGSLVFWDVPLSYNGTYTVMVTKVGARGASVDFTLLVYESIMDVSLNTGLQDAVEGGPPFTLSYSSKQGQATASQWYFNSLAVVQGPQYSITEKSLTIQKPSRNDTGQYEVVLTNPFSTATQQRNITVLYGPDQPVLEASPTKVAFVSGETLSLSCRAEGVPAPSASWVFNGHALPTSSTGMLHLTDVQPSQGGIYTCVLVNKKTNNRLERNITIDVRGLSGSAIAGLAAGIPCGFLLLIFLLGLIALCYFCHKKKDRNPRYPVSRAGEKAVNKQPDLTTPNKLLLHGLKLPPDYDLHQLQTLSERAGTLPLGTVPVRMATTV, from the exons ATGTATCGCAGTCCCTGTAAGTGGACCAGACTGGCTGTTGTCCTCATTTGCTGCATAACAG GCCGTGATTGCGCTCTGGTCGTCTTGCCCACTGGACCGACGCTGATCAACGCTTTTGTCGGCCAAAACGTGACACTCGGTGTGTCCATCAGCGGAGTTAGTGCACCCCTTGTATCATGGGCCAACGGGGCGCTAACCTTAGCCACGTGGATTTTGGGCTCTACCACTCCTCCTGTCGTGGCTTCTGCATCCCAGGGGGTTTTATCAGTAGACCAGAGCGGTTCTCTTGTGTTCTGGGACGTTCCACTCAGCTACAACGGAACTTACACCGTGATGGTGACGAAGGTCGGGGCCCGTGGGGCCTCAGTGGACTTCACGCTTTTGGTGTACG AGAGCATCATGGACGTTTCTTTAAACACGGGTCTGCAGGATGCTGTTGAGGGAGGACCACCATTTACCCTGTCTTACAGCTCCAAGCAAGGACAGGCCACAGCATCACAGTGGTACTTTAACAGCTTGGCAGTGGTGCAAGGCCCTCAGTACTCAATAACAGAGAAGAGTCTGACCATCCAGAAACCGAGCCGCAACGACACAGGCCAATACGAGGTGGTCCTCACCAACCCTTTcagcacagcaacacagcagagaaacatcacagtgctgt ATGGGCCAGATCAGCCGGTTCTGGAGGCCAGTCCAACAAAAGTGGCCTTTGTTTCCGGAGAGACTCTTTCGCTGTCCTGCCGAGCTGAAGGGGTACCTGCCCCCTCGGCCTCCTGGGTTTTTAATGGACATGCTCTTCCTACCTCCTCTACTGGAATGCTCCATCTGACTGATGTGCAGCCAAGCCAAGGTGGGATTTACACGTGTGTGTTAGTTAATAAGAAGACCAACAACCGTCTTGAGAGGAACATCACCATAGACGTTCGAG GCTTGAGCGGATCCGCTATTGCAGGTTTAGCTGCTGGAATTCCCTGCGGCTTCCTGCTGCTGATCTTTCTCCTGGGCCTCATCGCTCTGTGTTACTTCTGTCATAAAAAGAAAG ATCGAAATCCCAGGTATCCTGTATCTAGAGCAGGGGAAAAA GCTGTGAACAAACAGCCAGATCTGACCACACCAAACAAACTACTGCTCCACGGGCTTAAACTGCCGCCCGACTACGATCTCCACCAGCTCCAG actTTGTCAGAGCGAGCTGGAACATTGCCATTAGGGACCGTCCCCGTGAGAATGGCCACTACCGTATAA